One genomic region from Nocardia vinacea encodes:
- a CDS encoding helix-turn-helix transcriptional regulator: MAATTTRVLRLLSLLQDRAHTGRELAERLDITDRTLRNDIQRLRELGYPVHAERGAIGGYRLGRGSTMPPLLLDDDEAVAVAVAIGLAEDGSTGIADITENAARALAKLDQILPKRLQRKVTALRDATAIGPATTGSREPDAPVPAAILTTLASAIRDGATVRIGLDPDADNEIEPYRLINWQRRWYLVAYDLETHSWRAIPVAQLQRAGAGSRRFAARSLPDDDLVAFVMRHIASTGWKVHARVTVLAPAETVIARINPAVGVVEAIDADTCILLTGADALETIAIYLSMLMMDFRVDGPPELVAHLRTLARRYTESVELAP; this comes from the coding sequence GTGGCGGCCACCACAACACGAGTTCTTCGCCTGCTCTCGCTGCTGCAGGACCGCGCACATACCGGCCGTGAGCTGGCCGAACGGCTCGACATCACGGACCGGACGCTGCGCAACGACATCCAGCGACTGCGCGAACTCGGCTATCCGGTGCATGCCGAGCGGGGTGCGATCGGCGGCTACCGGCTCGGTCGCGGCAGCACCATGCCGCCGCTGCTGCTCGACGACGACGAGGCCGTCGCGGTGGCCGTGGCCATCGGCCTGGCCGAGGACGGCTCCACCGGCATCGCCGATATCACCGAGAACGCAGCGCGCGCACTAGCGAAGCTCGACCAGATCCTGCCGAAACGCTTGCAGCGCAAAGTAACCGCGCTGCGCGACGCGACCGCCATCGGCCCGGCGACCACCGGCTCACGCGAACCGGATGCCCCGGTCCCGGCCGCGATACTGACCACGCTTGCGAGCGCTATCCGCGATGGCGCCACCGTGCGGATCGGGCTGGATCCCGACGCGGACAACGAAATCGAGCCCTATCGTCTGATCAACTGGCAGCGCCGCTGGTATCTGGTCGCCTACGATCTCGAAACCCATTCCTGGCGTGCGATTCCCGTCGCCCAGTTACAGCGCGCCGGCGCGGGGTCGCGCCGCTTCGCCGCACGGTCACTGCCCGACGACGATCTGGTGGCCTTCGTCATGCGCCATATCGCCAGCACGGGCTGGAAGGTGCATGCCCGGGTGACGGTCCTGGCGCCCGCCGAGACGGTGATCGCCCGCATCAACCCGGCCGTCGGCGTGGTGGAGGCCATCGACGCCGATACTTGCATCCTGCTGACCGGCGCGGATGCCCTGGAGACAATTGCCATCTACCTGAGCATGCTCATGATGGACTTCCGGGTCGACGGCCCGCCGGAACTGGTTGCGCACCTGCGCACCCTCGCGCGGCGTTATACCGAGTCCGTCGAACTGGCACCGTAG
- a CDS encoding helix-turn-helix domain-containing protein produces MADTRPSIARYLRERREAAGLTQAAMAVATGFPQTVIQDFEQGVVAPTSATLGRLFDALGVPVFFRDHIVSLTQASQFPETFGPVPSAPLPTDLRTLRGLAQPAWFQIVPTFDLVAANSAYLRLFPGLEPGDNILEWTMLNPEARQAVHEWHKEAHLMVYALRMMAPGLVPPERLDKIISACRSAPEWEQLWLTDVAPADIARQWIHVRDPARRELRRMTLNVFMSEFPRRPWWMYTLVPID; encoded by the coding sequence ATGGCGGATACCCGCCCTTCGATCGCCCGCTATCTGCGGGAACGCCGGGAAGCCGCCGGACTGACCCAGGCCGCGATGGCCGTGGCCACCGGATTCCCGCAGACGGTGATCCAGGATTTCGAACAGGGCGTGGTCGCGCCGACCTCGGCGACGCTCGGCCGGTTGTTCGATGCGCTGGGTGTACCGGTGTTCTTCCGCGACCACATCGTGAGTCTCACGCAGGCGAGCCAGTTTCCGGAGACCTTCGGCCCGGTGCCGAGCGCGCCGCTGCCCACCGATCTGCGCACTTTGCGCGGCCTTGCCCAGCCCGCCTGGTTCCAGATCGTGCCGACCTTCGATCTGGTCGCCGCGAACTCCGCGTACCTGCGGCTATTTCCCGGACTCGAGCCCGGCGACAATATCCTCGAGTGGACGATGCTGAATCCGGAGGCCAGACAGGCCGTGCACGAGTGGCACAAGGAAGCGCATCTGATGGTCTACGCGCTGCGGATGATGGCGCCGGGGTTGGTGCCGCCGGAGCGGCTGGACAAGATCATCTCTGCCTGCCGGTCGGCGCCGGAGTGGGAGCAACTGTGGCTCACTGATGTCGCACCGGCCGATATCGCCAGGCAATGGATCCACGTGCGTGATCCGGCCCGCCGCGAACTGCGCCGAATGACATTGAACGTCTTCATGTCCGAATTCCCGCGGCGGCCATGGTGGATGTACACCCTGGTGCCGATCGACTGA
- a CDS encoding MFS transporter, with product MTVAADASSTVTENDARRRPASGLLIATLGMVGVVVSLMQTLVIPIIPTLPTLLDTSASNASWVITAALLAGAVATPISGRLGDMFGKRRVLFANLVSMVAGSVVCALSSALAPEIIGRSLQGAAVGAIPLGISIMRDELPAEKVGSAMAIMSATLGVGGALGLPLAAAIAQNADWHMLFWTAAGLGVVCAALVFVFVPESPVRTPARFDFGGAVGLSIALLALLIPITKGADWGWGSASTLGLFALSLVVFLVWGFFELKQRSPLVDLRVSARPRVLFTNLASIAVGFALYAMSLTFPQLMMAPEQTGYGFGLSMVNAGLALAPTGFVMILLSPVSARLSAARGPKVTLALGSAVIAVGYLCAVVLMNSVWELMIAAMIVAGGVGLAYAAMPALIMGAVPLTETAAANGLNSLMRSIGTSTSAAVMSVVLAHMTMQLGSHVLPSRDGFHTTFLIATAAALVAIVLTLIIPMRKAADAADKAGHA from the coding sequence ATGACTGTTGCAGCCGACGCGTCTTCGACCGTCACCGAGAACGACGCCCGGCGCCGTCCTGCATCCGGCCTACTCATCGCGACCCTCGGCATGGTCGGTGTCGTCGTATCGCTGATGCAGACGCTGGTCATTCCGATCATTCCCACGCTGCCGACGCTGCTGGACACCTCGGCGTCCAATGCTTCCTGGGTGATCACGGCGGCCCTACTGGCCGGTGCCGTCGCGACCCCGATCAGCGGCCGACTCGGCGATATGTTCGGCAAGCGCCGGGTGCTGTTCGCCAATCTGGTGTCGATGGTCGCCGGTTCGGTGGTGTGCGCGCTGTCCTCCGCGCTGGCGCCCGAAATCATCGGGCGCTCGCTGCAGGGTGCGGCGGTCGGCGCGATCCCGCTCGGCATCAGCATCATGCGTGACGAATTGCCCGCCGAGAAGGTGGGGTCCGCGATGGCGATCATGAGTGCGACACTCGGTGTCGGTGGCGCGCTCGGCCTGCCGCTGGCGGCGGCGATCGCGCAGAATGCGGACTGGCACATGCTGTTCTGGACCGCGGCCGGGCTAGGTGTCGTCTGTGCCGCACTGGTTTTCGTCTTCGTACCGGAGTCGCCGGTGCGCACGCCTGCGCGTTTCGATTTCGGTGGTGCGGTCGGACTGTCGATTGCGTTGCTGGCCTTGCTGATTCCGATCACCAAGGGTGCGGACTGGGGCTGGGGCAGTGCGAGCACACTCGGCCTGTTCGCGCTGTCTCTGGTGGTATTCCTGGTCTGGGGGTTCTTCGAACTGAAGCAGCGCTCGCCGCTGGTCGACCTGCGGGTCTCGGCGCGGCCGCGCGTGCTGTTCACCAACCTCGCTTCCATCGCGGTCGGTTTCGCGCTCTACGCCATGTCGCTGACCTTCCCGCAGCTGATGATGGCGCCGGAACAAACCGGATACGGCTTCGGCCTGTCCATGGTCAATGCCGGATTGGCGCTGGCCCCGACGGGATTCGTGATGATCCTGCTGTCGCCGGTCTCGGCGCGGCTGTCGGCGGCGCGCGGCCCGAAGGTCACGCTGGCGCTCGGTTCGGCGGTGATCGCGGTCGGTTATCTGTGTGCCGTGGTGCTGATGAACAGCGTCTGGGAGCTGATGATCGCGGCGATGATCGTCGCGGGCGGTGTGGGTCTGGCCTATGCCGCGATGCCCGCGCTGATCATGGGCGCGGTGCCGCTCACGGAGACTGCCGCGGCCAACGGCCTCAATTCGCTGATGCGCTCGATCGGTACCTCGACCTCGGCGGCGGTGATGAGCGTGGTGCTCGCCCACATGACGATGCAGCTCGGCTCGCATGTACTGCCCTCGCGCGACGGCTTCCACACCACCTTCCTGATCGCCACGGCCGCAGCCCTGGTCGCCATCGTGCTCACGCTGATCATTCCGATGCGCAAGGCAGCCGATGCCGCCGATAAGGCCGGGCACGCCTGA
- a CDS encoding MarR family winged helix-turn-helix transcriptional regulator: MPESGPEDDDELTRLVFELTLLSRHFPASLLRRPGFQLDRSAYLILTRLEMDFPLSLRELSEAFQLDISTINRQVAAMLKQGLVERVPDPDGGIARKIRASAKGLELVTADREQSQEGIGAVVADWTAADIAQLSGLISRFNTSIEHLEENPWPRPPAR; the protein is encoded by the coding sequence ATGCCCGAATCAGGTCCCGAGGATGACGATGAGCTCACCCGCCTCGTCTTCGAGTTGACCCTGCTCTCCCGGCACTTCCCGGCCTCGCTGCTGCGCCGGCCCGGATTCCAGCTCGACCGGTCGGCGTATCTGATCCTGACCAGGCTGGAGATGGACTTCCCGCTCAGCCTGCGCGAACTATCGGAGGCCTTCCAGCTCGATATCTCCACCATCAACCGGCAAGTCGCCGCGATGCTGAAGCAGGGCTTGGTCGAGCGCGTCCCCGATCCGGACGGCGGTATTGCCCGCAAGATCCGGGCCAGCGCCAAGGGCCTGGAATTAGTGACCGCCGATCGCGAGCAGAGCCAGGAGGGCATCGGCGCGGTCGTCGCCGACTGGACGGCCGCCGATATCGCGCAGTTGAGCGGACTCATCTCTCGGTTCAATACGTCGATAGAGCATCTCGAGGAGAATCCGTGGCCGCGCCCGCCCGCCCGGTAG
- a CDS encoding AraC family transcriptional regulator: protein MHDRYLDPISMDDLAEAAECSRFALYRAFRTNYGLAPSDYQRLLRLRTARRLIAAGRPISQAAIEAGFADQAHLTRWFRRCYGIAPGVYFEGGQGPTGSSVAPVNVTKSGPSVKLSEVSSPM, encoded by the coding sequence CTGCACGATCGCTATCTCGACCCCATCTCCATGGACGATCTGGCCGAAGCCGCGGAATGCAGCCGATTCGCACTGTATCGCGCCTTCCGCACCAACTACGGTTTGGCACCGAGCGATTACCAACGACTGCTGCGGCTGCGCACGGCTCGCAGATTGATCGCCGCGGGCCGACCGATCAGCCAGGCGGCGATCGAGGCCGGATTCGCCGATCAAGCCCATCTGACCCGCTGGTTCCGGCGCTGCTACGGCATTGCGCCCGGCGTGTACTTCGAAGGGGGTCAGGGCCCGACGGGTTCGAGCGTCGCACCGGTGAATGTCACGAAATCCGGTCCCTCGGTGAAACTTTCGGAAGTTTCCTCGCCGATGTAG
- a CDS encoding DMT family transporter, with translation MSQVGPATAAAAMFLVPAFGLSCAWMLLGESISLTQALGAALMFVGAWLNSRSNAPRETTPAPEPVDVRS, from the coding sequence GTGAGTCAGGTCGGACCGGCGACCGCAGCGGCGGCGATGTTCCTCGTGCCCGCGTTCGGTCTCAGCTGCGCGTGGATGTTGCTCGGGGAGTCCATCTCGCTGACGCAGGCCCTCGGGGCCGCACTGATGTTCGTCGGTGCCTGGCTGAATAGTCGCAGCAACGCGCCACGCGAAACGACGCCCGCGCCGGAGCCGGTCGACGTGCGTTCCTGA